From Thermodesulforhabdus norvegica, the proteins below share one genomic window:
- the yihA gene encoding ribosome biogenesis GTP-binding protein YihA/YsxC, which translates to MSEKGLKITHAEFYKSVYSLDQLPEEKLPEIAFAGRSNVGKSSLINCLVQRKKLVHTSSTPGKTRSINFYLINRSFYFVDLPGYGYAKVSKSIQARWRPLVEGYLKDRATLRAVVLIIDSRHPPTASDIQLKDWLQFHRINTIPVLTKIDKVRKSDRQRHREEASRLLGIPVDEIFLFSSTEKIGREELLKQIVSLTEHQ; encoded by the coding sequence ATGAGTGAGAAAGGTCTCAAGATCACCCATGCAGAATTTTATAAATCCGTTTATTCGCTTGATCAGCTGCCGGAAGAAAAGCTCCCGGAGATCGCTTTCGCCGGAAGATCCAATGTGGGCAAATCATCACTGATTAACTGCCTCGTGCAACGGAAGAAACTCGTTCATACCAGCAGCACTCCTGGAAAAACCCGGAGTATAAATTTTTATCTGATAAACCGGTCCTTTTACTTCGTAGATCTTCCCGGCTACGGATACGCAAAGGTTTCGAAGAGCATTCAGGCCCGATGGAGGCCCCTCGTTGAAGGCTACCTGAAGGACAGGGCAACGCTTCGTGCCGTTGTACTCATTATCGATTCTCGCCACCCGCCGACGGCTTCCGATATCCAGCTAAAAGACTGGCTTCAATTTCACAGAATAAATACAATCCCGGTTCTCACGAAAATTGACAAGGTCCGTAAAAGCGATCGACAGAGGCACAGGGAAGAAGCATCACGTCTTCTGGGTATCCCCGTTGATGAAATTTTTCTGTTTTCTTCAACGGAGAAGATCGGGAGAGAAGAATTATTGAAGCAGATCGTTTCTCTTACGGAGCATCAATGA
- a CDS encoding pyridoxal phosphate-dependent aminotransferase, producing the protein MKCSRTEHICSFIVMDVLEKAQELEKRGCDIIHLEIGEPDFDTPLPIKQAGIRALEAGETHYTHSLGIQELREAICRNYEAEYGIYGLDPDQVVITSGTSPAFLVALGAVLEPGDELIITNPCYPCYPNFARFLGIIPKFVKVYEEEGFQYRIEDVKNAIGPRTKGILINSPANPTGHLLDADRLKGLAGLGLWIFSDEIYHGLVYDGERAHSILEFTDKCFVFNGFSKKYAMTGWRLGYVIIPKPFKRTVQCMVQNFFISANAASQRAALVALTDDRVVTETKKMVDEYDRRRKFMISRLKEIGFGIDHEPKGAFYVFANAKSFGSDSYRLAFELLEQAHVGVAPGIDFGTNGEGYLRFSYANSIEKIDEALNRIAQYLEQRKK; encoded by the coding sequence ATGAAGTGCAGCCGTACCGAACATATATGCTCTTTCATAGTGATGGATGTTCTCGAGAAGGCTCAGGAGCTGGAAAAACGGGGTTGTGACATAATACACCTGGAAATAGGAGAACCCGACTTCGACACTCCTCTACCCATAAAGCAAGCCGGCATAAGAGCTCTGGAGGCAGGTGAAACACACTACACCCACAGTCTGGGAATCCAGGAACTGAGAGAAGCAATTTGCCGTAATTATGAAGCAGAGTACGGTATCTACGGGCTGGATCCCGACCAGGTGGTGATAACATCGGGCACATCACCGGCCTTTCTGGTGGCTCTGGGAGCCGTTCTGGAACCAGGAGACGAGCTTATCATAACCAACCCCTGCTACCCCTGTTACCCCAATTTCGCGAGATTTCTGGGCATTATTCCCAAATTTGTGAAGGTATATGAAGAAGAAGGATTTCAATATCGGATAGAAGACGTAAAGAATGCGATAGGCCCTCGTACAAAGGGCATACTCATAAATTCTCCAGCAAACCCCACGGGACATCTTCTTGATGCCGACAGGTTAAAGGGACTGGCGGGCCTGGGGCTCTGGATCTTCAGCGACGAAATATACCACGGCCTCGTTTACGACGGAGAACGCGCTCATTCCATTCTGGAGTTTACGGACAAATGCTTCGTATTCAACGGATTTTCAAAGAAATACGCCATGACAGGCTGGCGTCTGGGTTACGTTATCATTCCCAAGCCTTTCAAAAGAACCGTGCAGTGTATGGTCCAGAATTTCTTCATTTCGGCCAATGCGGCTTCTCAGAGGGCTGCACTGGTGGCGTTAACGGATGATCGAGTGGTAACAGAAACGAAAAAAATGGTTGATGAATACGACAGGCGCAGAAAGTTTATGATTTCCAGGCTGAAAGAGATCGGCTTCGGGATAGATCATGAACCCAAAGGTGCTTTTTACGTCTTTGCAAATGCCAAAAGCTTTGGATCGGACTCCTATCGGTTGGCCTTCGAGCTCCTGGAACAGGCACATGTGGGAGTTGCACCGGGAATTGACTTCGGAACCAACGGAGAAGGCTACCTTCGCTTCTCTTACGCAAATTCCATTGAGAAAATAGACGAAGCCCTCAACAGGATAGCTCAATATCTCGAGCAGAGAAAGAAATGA
- a CDS encoding tetratricopeptide repeat protein, giving the protein MRRLRKADFTGRWLFWGLVASLLVACATTPENRLDPETAVHDAAKLQKIGESHLAAGNYAIALKYLTAAEAKGHDTPELYYDLALAYRGRGFTEQALVYLRKAISLRPDYPEAHNALGALLAEKGLIDEAIREFTTALNDPFYETPHYAAYNLGNLYYRQGNYTKAEEYFRQALQLAPNYAQAHLQLGRVLENRGDKKGAFSEYKDAVAYAPQWAEAHFHYGRLCNHFGDHVCARYSFEQVIKLAPESEMATAARNYLKQLGATYPGGIGQ; this is encoded by the coding sequence ATGAGAAGGCTCAGGAAGGCGGATTTTACGGGAAGATGGCTTTTCTGGGGTCTTGTTGCCTCTTTGCTCGTTGCCTGCGCAACGACACCTGAAAACAGGCTTGATCCGGAAACAGCCGTCCACGACGCGGCAAAGCTTCAAAAAATCGGAGAAAGCCATCTTGCTGCCGGAAACTATGCCATAGCTCTTAAGTACCTTACGGCAGCCGAAGCAAAGGGACATGATACTCCCGAACTTTATTACGACCTTGCCCTTGCCTATCGGGGGCGCGGTTTTACCGAACAGGCCCTGGTTTATCTCAGAAAAGCCATTTCTCTAAGGCCGGACTACCCTGAAGCGCACAATGCACTGGGGGCTCTTCTGGCCGAAAAGGGGCTTATTGACGAAGCCATCAGGGAATTCACGACCGCCCTCAACGATCCCTTCTACGAAACCCCTCACTACGCAGCATACAATCTGGGCAATCTTTACTACCGCCAGGGGAATTACACGAAAGCAGAAGAATACTTCCGTCAGGCTCTTCAACTCGCACCCAATTATGCTCAGGCGCATCTGCAACTGGGAAGGGTTCTTGAAAATAGAGGAGATAAAAAAGGAGCATTTTCGGAATACAAGGATGCGGTTGCATACGCCCCCCAGTGGGCGGAAGCCCACTTTCATTACGGAAGGCTCTGTAATCACTTTGGAGACCACGTCTGCGCACGGTACTCCTTTGAGCAGGTGATAAAGCTGGCACCGGAATCGGAAATGGCCACCGCCGCCCGGAATTACCTGAAGCAACTCGGTGCCACCTATCCCGGAGGTATCGGACAATGA
- the hisG gene encoding ATP phosphoribosyltransferase — protein MKQLVLGIPKGSLQESTVNLFRRSGWNISISERSYFPEINDPEISCAICRAQEMSRYVENGTFDAGITGKDWILENESDVVVVADLVYSKVSNRPTRWVLAVPFDSPIRDIKDLEGKKIATELVGFTRRYFAEAGINVKVEFSWGATEAKVIAGLCDAIVEVTETGSTMRANGLRIVKELMQSNPQLIANRDSWQDPWKREKIEQISLLLQGALRAEDMVGLKMNVPEERLGDVMEILPSLNAPTIAHLYKSNWLSVEVVVSKKVVRDLIPQLIKRGAEGIIEYSLNKVI, from the coding sequence GTGAAGCAACTGGTTTTGGGAATTCCTAAAGGGAGTTTACAGGAATCGACGGTAAATCTTTTCCGCCGATCGGGCTGGAATATTTCTATTTCTGAGCGGAGCTACTTCCCTGAAATCAACGATCCGGAGATAAGCTGTGCCATTTGCCGGGCTCAGGAGATGTCTCGATACGTTGAAAACGGCACCTTCGATGCCGGCATTACGGGCAAGGACTGGATCCTTGAGAACGAATCCGACGTGGTGGTTGTTGCCGACCTGGTTTATTCCAAGGTGTCAAACCGACCAACTCGATGGGTGCTGGCCGTTCCCTTTGATTCACCAATCAGGGACATAAAGGATCTGGAAGGAAAAAAGATTGCGACAGAGCTCGTGGGCTTCACCCGCCGGTATTTCGCGGAAGCAGGAATCAACGTTAAGGTGGAGTTCTCCTGGGGAGCTACGGAAGCCAAGGTGATCGCCGGACTCTGTGATGCGATTGTGGAGGTGACGGAGACGGGCTCCACCATGAGAGCCAACGGGCTCAGGATCGTAAAGGAACTCATGCAGTCAAATCCCCAGCTGATAGCCAACAGGGATTCCTGGCAGGATCCCTGGAAGAGGGAGAAGATAGAGCAGATTTCGTTACTCCTTCAGGGAGCATTAAGAGCGGAAGACATGGTGGGCCTGAAGATGAACGTCCCGGAAGAGCGACTTGGTGACGTGATGGAAATATTGCCCAGTTTGAATGCTCCCACCATTGCCCACCTCTACAAAAGCAACTGGTTATCCGTTGAGGTTGTTGTCTCGAAAAAGGTCGTTCGGGACCTGATTCCTCAACTAATCAAGCGAGGTGCCGAGGGTATAATCGAGTATTCGCTGAATAAGGTCATATGA
- the hisI gene encoding phosphoribosyl-AMP cyclohydrolase gives MEKPDFAKGGGILPVVVQDAESLKVLMLAYMNEEAWRKTVETGKAHYWSRSRGKIWQKGETSGHFQEVLEILIDCDMDTILIKVRQHGGGACHEGYGSCFYRRIDGDGWAVVEPRVFNPEEVYGK, from the coding sequence ATGGAAAAGCCGGATTTTGCTAAGGGAGGAGGTATCCTTCCCGTTGTGGTCCAGGATGCGGAAAGTCTGAAGGTGTTAATGCTTGCTTACATGAACGAGGAGGCGTGGAGGAAGACCGTTGAAACGGGGAAGGCTCACTACTGGAGCCGAAGCCGCGGGAAAATCTGGCAAAAGGGCGAAACCTCCGGACACTTTCAGGAAGTTCTTGAAATACTGATAGATTGTGATATGGACACCATACTCATCAAGGTTCGTCAACACGGCGGTGGTGCCTGCCACGAAGGTTACGGGAGTTGTTTTTACAGAAGAATTGATGGAGACGGATGGGCCGTTGTGGAGCCTCGAGTCTTTAACCCAGAGGAGGTATATGGAAAGTGA
- the rlmN gene encoding 23S rRNA (adenine(2503)-C(2))-methyltransferase RlmN, with protein sequence MKAEKLHLRNFTPGELEGWIESLGEKKFRARQIFRHLHKRHVDSWDTCTDLSLDLRRRLQNLSTLTALELKKHMVSRDGTERFVFALADSETTGLGIETVMIPDPPRYTVCVSTQVGCPLGCAFCYTGKIGFKRNLTAGEIVEQISLVQRRIGSKRRITNVVFMGMGEPLLNERELFRSLEILLDPQGFSLSHRRITVSTVGIIPAMERLGKSYPVNLAVSLHATSDDVRSRIMPINRTYPLEQLLRACKRYPLPPRKRITFEYILLDGINDSESDALALSEMLKDLRCKVNLIPYNPFPGSPFKRPDDRKIERFQNILLDRYITATTRESRGLDIGAACGQLVGSLENAEESEYGKAGFC encoded by the coding sequence ATGAAGGCCGAAAAGCTTCACCTGCGCAATTTTACGCCTGGAGAGCTTGAAGGCTGGATTGAAAGCCTCGGGGAGAAAAAATTCCGGGCTCGACAGATTTTCAGGCACCTTCACAAACGACACGTAGATTCCTGGGACACCTGTACCGATCTCAGCCTTGATCTCCGGCGCAGATTGCAGAACTTATCGACACTTACAGCACTTGAACTGAAAAAGCACATGGTTTCTCGGGACGGCACCGAAAGATTCGTCTTCGCCCTGGCCGATTCGGAAACAACGGGCCTGGGCATTGAAACCGTAATGATTCCCGATCCACCTCGTTATACCGTTTGTGTATCGACTCAGGTTGGATGCCCTCTGGGGTGTGCCTTCTGTTACACCGGCAAGATCGGCTTCAAAAGAAACCTTACGGCAGGAGAGATAGTAGAACAGATTTCTCTCGTACAGAGACGCATCGGCTCCAAAAGGCGCATTACCAATGTGGTTTTTATGGGAATGGGAGAACCGCTGTTGAACGAAAGGGAACTGTTTCGCTCCCTTGAAATCCTTCTCGATCCGCAGGGATTTTCCCTGTCTCACAGAAGGATAACCGTCTCCACTGTGGGGATAATCCCCGCAATGGAGCGCCTGGGGAAAAGTTATCCCGTGAATCTGGCCGTAAGTCTTCATGCCACGAGTGATGATGTCAGGTCCCGCATTATGCCCATAAACCGTACCTACCCACTGGAACAGCTCCTGAGGGCCTGCAAAAGATACCCTCTTCCGCCCAGGAAGCGAATAACCTTCGAGTACATTCTGCTGGATGGGATAAACGACTCCGAGTCGGATGCCCTGGCTCTGTCGGAAATGCTAAAGGACTTGAGGTGCAAGGTCAATCTGATACCTTATAATCCCTTTCCCGGGTCGCCTTTTAAAAGACCTGACGACCGCAAGATCGAGCGATTCCAGAACATACTTCTGGATCGCTATATAACGGCAACAACCCGTGAAAGTCGAGGTCTCGACATCGGTGCCGCCTGCGGACAACTGGTGGGAAGTCTGGAAAATGCGGAGGAATCCGAATATGGAAAAGCCGGATTTTGCTAA
- a CDS encoding histone deacetylase family protein, which translates to MIKAVHKTGLVFFPAFDWAISPTHPEREERLLYTQDQVFEEGVLDIEGIVELKPDIINRDDIRRVHFCVPDEWSVITESHLISAGGAKTIGMAVMEGKIQRGFALVRPPGHHAMRVVHGARGFCNINIEAIMIEFLRDAYGVDRIAIVDTDCHHGDGTQDIYWHDPDTLFISLHQDGRTLYPGSGFIYEMGGPTALGTTVNIPLPPKTSEEGFLYALDNVILPILDEFRPELIINSAGQDNHYTDPITDMRFSAQGYAQLTSRLSPHIAVLEGGYSIEGALPYVNLGIILALAGIDCSGIKEPDYDFEKLRQSKDTAEYIKKCCDRVLESWRRAPELREQLINKGGIQERERTIFYDTDNILENQREKIVVCSECPGTWAIESWTDRGRRIYAVHVPRKACTRCEQQGYEWYEGAPMRPFDAVFLQDRKNKKFLVRKREA; encoded by the coding sequence ATGATCAAAGCCGTTCACAAAACAGGTCTCGTGTTTTTTCCGGCCTTCGACTGGGCCATATCTCCCACACATCCGGAACGGGAAGAACGACTGCTTTACACTCAGGATCAGGTCTTTGAAGAAGGCGTTCTGGACATAGAAGGAATCGTGGAACTGAAACCGGATATAATAAATCGCGACGACATAAGGCGCGTTCATTTCTGCGTGCCCGATGAATGGAGTGTTATAACCGAATCTCACCTCATAAGCGCTGGCGGAGCAAAGACCATCGGCATGGCCGTGATGGAGGGCAAAATTCAGAGAGGTTTTGCACTGGTGAGGCCGCCGGGTCATCATGCCATGAGAGTTGTGCACGGAGCTCGAGGATTCTGCAACATAAACATTGAAGCAATAATGATTGAATTCTTACGAGATGCTTATGGGGTGGACAGGATTGCAATAGTCGATACCGATTGCCACCATGGTGACGGCACCCAGGACATTTACTGGCACGACCCCGATACGCTTTTTATATCTCTTCATCAGGACGGGCGAACGCTATACCCGGGATCGGGTTTCATCTACGAAATGGGCGGCCCTACCGCCCTTGGGACCACCGTTAACATACCTCTGCCGCCCAAGACCTCGGAAGAAGGATTCCTTTACGCCCTGGACAACGTGATCCTTCCGATCCTGGACGAGTTCAGACCCGAGCTGATCATAAATTCGGCCGGGCAGGACAATCATTACACGGATCCCATAACGGACATGAGATTCTCTGCCCAGGGTTATGCTCAGTTAACATCCAGGCTCTCACCCCACATCGCGGTGCTCGAAGGAGGCTATTCCATTGAGGGTGCACTTCCTTACGTGAACCTCGGTATAATCCTGGCCCTCGCCGGGATAGATTGCTCGGGAATAAAGGAACCCGATTATGATTTCGAAAAGCTCCGTCAATCAAAGGATACGGCAGAGTACATAAAAAAGTGCTGTGACAGGGTTCTTGAATCATGGCGAAGAGCCCCGGAATTGCGGGAACAGTTGATAAACAAAGGAGGCATCCAGGAAAGAGAGAGAACCATCTTTTACGATACCGATAACATACTGGAGAACCAGCGGGAAAAGATAGTAGTATGTTCCGAATGCCCCGGTACCTGGGCCATAGAGTCCTGGACCGACCGGGGTAGAAGAATCTACGCAGTGCATGTGCCGAGAAAAGCCTGTACCAGATGCGAGCAACAGGGCTATGAGTGGTATGAGGGAGCCCCCATGCGACCTTTTGATGCTGTGTTCCTGCAGGATAGAAAAAACAAAAAATTCCTGGTCCGGAAAAGAGAAGCATGA
- a CDS encoding hydantoinase/oxoprolinase family protein encodes MIIGLDVGGTHTDVVLVGEEGLNNTVKVPTDRDNLFASVLNGLEEVSRGIPPEKIRRIVLSTTLTTNAIAENKINPVALVVSSGPGINPDFFRIGNYYYRVSGSIDHRGREIQPIDPSEVEAVAAKIRSEGLKAVGVVGKFSIRNPSHENQIVKIVKNSSTSCIDYILAGHRVSGNLNFPRRIATVYINAAVHAIHRDFFRAVVESLKAKGLKTPIYILKADGGTMSLKASLKFPGQTILSGPASSVMGAVPYANAETESVVLDIGGTTTDIAVLVKGVPLLEPLGIELGGYKTLIRALRTRSIPVGGDSQVNVVGGRIIIGPERKGPAMAFGGPVPTPTDALVFMGLMQQGNKLRAEEAVKSVADKLNISPSEAAASIYDAFCRAIVLAVNEMIEDINSRPFYTVHEYFEDYRIRPREILALGGPAPFVADGISSRSGLPVRVVPVCDVANALGAALARTTCEVTLFVDTERGVASAPEEGFYKPVDSRFSLDDARKLAFSVLKTKALSEGAREGDLEMEVVEEQQFNMVRGFYTTGRNIRVKVQVKPGLMEYYRMITEKISSTHRIYGVGI; translated from the coding sequence ATGATAATCGGTCTAGATGTCGGCGGAACGCACACAGATGTAGTTCTCGTAGGCGAAGAAGGGCTCAACAATACCGTAAAAGTTCCAACCGACAGGGATAACCTTTTTGCAAGTGTTCTTAACGGGCTGGAAGAGGTCTCCAGGGGGATACCACCGGAGAAAATCCGAAGGATTGTGCTCAGCACCACATTAACCACGAACGCCATAGCCGAAAACAAGATAAACCCCGTGGCGTTGGTAGTGTCTTCGGGCCCGGGTATAAATCCCGATTTTTTCAGAATCGGTAACTACTACTACAGAGTAAGCGGATCAATTGACCACAGAGGTCGTGAAATTCAGCCCATAGACCCTTCAGAAGTAGAAGCCGTGGCGGCAAAGATACGATCGGAAGGCTTAAAGGCCGTTGGTGTAGTCGGTAAGTTTTCCATCCGGAATCCTTCTCATGAGAATCAAATCGTAAAGATAGTCAAGAATTCTTCCACAAGCTGTATAGACTACATCCTGGCTGGACATCGTGTATCGGGGAACCTCAACTTTCCAAGGCGGATCGCGACAGTCTATATCAACGCCGCGGTCCACGCCATACACCGTGACTTTTTTCGCGCCGTCGTGGAGTCACTTAAGGCCAAAGGGCTGAAAACCCCGATCTACATCCTGAAAGCCGACGGGGGTACGATGTCTTTAAAAGCATCTCTTAAATTCCCGGGACAGACAATCCTGTCGGGTCCTGCATCGAGTGTTATGGGTGCCGTTCCCTATGCCAACGCTGAAACCGAAAGTGTAGTTCTGGACATCGGCGGAACCACCACGGACATTGCCGTGCTCGTCAAGGGTGTTCCCCTGCTGGAACCCCTTGGAATTGAGCTGGGCGGATACAAAACCCTGATAAGGGCTCTGAGAACCCGATCAATACCGGTCGGTGGGGACAGTCAGGTAAACGTTGTGGGGGGTAGAATAATAATCGGTCCCGAGCGTAAGGGTCCTGCCATGGCCTTTGGGGGACCCGTTCCCACGCCCACCGATGCTCTCGTGTTTATGGGGCTCATGCAACAGGGAAACAAACTCAGGGCCGAAGAAGCCGTGAAGAGTGTGGCCGATAAACTGAACATATCTCCTTCGGAGGCCGCGGCCTCGATATACGATGCTTTTTGCAGGGCCATCGTTCTGGCCGTAAACGAAATGATCGAAGACATAAACAGCAGACCTTTCTATACGGTTCATGAGTATTTTGAAGATTACAGGATTCGCCCCAGGGAAATTTTGGCACTGGGAGGTCCTGCTCCCTTTGTCGCCGATGGTATTTCGTCAAGGTCCGGGCTTCCGGTCAGGGTTGTTCCCGTCTGCGATGTTGCAAATGCTCTGGGAGCTGCCCTTGCCCGAACCACCTGTGAGGTAACCCTTTTTGTTGATACCGAACGAGGTGTGGCTTCCGCCCCGGAAGAAGGTTTTTACAAACCCGTGGACAGCAGGTTCAGCCTCGACGATGCCAGAAAGCTGGCCTTTTCGGTTCTGAAAACAAAGGCCCTCAGTGAAGGAGCACGGGAGGGTGATCTGGAGATGGAAGTCGTAGAAGAACAGCAGTTTAATATGGTCCGTGGATTTTACACCACCGGTAGGAACATTCGCGTAAAGGTTCAGGTAAAACCAGGACTTATGGAGTACTACCGGATGATTACGGAAAAGATATCCAGTACACATCGCATATACGGGGTGGGTATATGA
- the aroF gene encoding 3-deoxy-7-phosphoheptulonate synthase has translation MIIVMKPDHTPEDLQKVVRRLEDHGLKAHISRGEHRTIVGAIGDERVLREVPFESMSGVESVMPILKPYKLVSREFKQEDTVVTVNGYSIGGKKIQIIAGPCAVESREMLEEVARALRPLGVNFLRGGAFKPRTSPYSFQGLGKTALEYLARVREETGMLIVTELMDPRDAVLVAKYADIIQIGTRNMQNFRLLTEVGNIEKPVLLKRGMSATIKEWLMSAEYIVSQGNERVILCERGIRTFETETRNTLDLSAVPLLKKLTHLPVIVDPSHGVGRADLVAPMARAAIAAGADGLMIEVHPRPEEALSDGPQSLTPEQFASMMDELKWIAQAVGREL, from the coding sequence ATGATTATTGTCATGAAACCCGATCACACACCTGAAGATTTGCAAAAAGTGGTACGAAGGCTTGAAGATCACGGGCTTAAGGCGCATATTTCCCGGGGTGAGCACAGAACCATTGTCGGTGCCATAGGCGATGAGCGGGTCCTGAGAGAGGTCCCCTTTGAGTCGATGTCCGGTGTGGAGTCGGTAATGCCGATTCTCAAGCCCTATAAGCTGGTGAGTCGTGAATTTAAGCAGGAAGATACCGTTGTGACCGTGAACGGCTACTCCATAGGCGGTAAAAAGATCCAAATTATTGCAGGCCCCTGCGCCGTTGAGAGCCGTGAAATGCTCGAAGAGGTTGCCAGGGCTTTGAGGCCTCTGGGGGTGAATTTTCTGAGAGGAGGTGCATTCAAACCCCGAACTTCTCCTTACAGTTTTCAGGGCCTGGGCAAGACTGCTCTGGAGTATCTTGCAAGGGTGAGAGAAGAAACGGGTATGCTGATAGTAACCGAGCTTATGGATCCTCGGGATGCGGTACTGGTTGCAAAATATGCCGACATTATACAGATAGGGACGAGAAATATGCAGAACTTCAGGCTTCTCACAGAAGTTGGAAACATTGAAAAGCCCGTACTTCTTAAACGGGGCATGAGTGCGACCATTAAGGAATGGCTAATGTCCGCCGAATATATAGTAAGCCAGGGAAACGAAAGGGTGATCCTCTGCGAGCGGGGAATTCGCACTTTTGAGACGGAAACCCGGAATACCCTGGATTTGAGTGCCGTGCCTCTTCTCAAAAAGCTTACCCATCTTCCCGTCATCGTTGATCCCAGCCACGGAGTTGGAAGGGCCGATCTTGTGGCACCTATGGCAAGAGCCGCCATAGCGGCCGGTGCCGATGGCCTTATGATCGAGGTACATCCCAGGCCAGAAGAGGCTCTGAGCGATGGGCCTCAATCCCTTACGCCCGAGCAGTTTGCCTCTATGATGGATGAACTCAAATGGATAGCCCAGGCAGTTGGACGTGAACTCTAG
- a CDS encoding prephenate dehydrogenase/arogenate dehydrogenase family protein → MTGYNGNWAPGSCVGIIGGLGEMGQFFARLFSKRGYRVLVSDVVLKKNHVGTPVSSEEIFQQSDIVLFSVPLHRTVEIIESYAPRFGKDQLVMDVSSLKVQPIKAMLKGVASVVGLHPMFGGSVRNACGQTLVACPVRVDREGWLVVKEQFLREGLKVVECSPEHHDRMMAVIQVLFHLCTMLKGRVIREMGIDIEETLRFTSPVYRLEISILGRMFAQNPWLYAAISQLNPHTGEIIDHLLEGLSLFREYYRKGALEKFVEEFRDTATHLGDFCNRAFEESSQLVEISTRLYDDPICGARDTERALPE, encoded by the coding sequence ATGACGGGTTATAATGGAAATTGGGCACCGGGCTCCTGTGTGGGAATTATAGGTGGCCTCGGCGAAATGGGGCAGTTCTTTGCACGTCTGTTCTCAAAGCGCGGCTACAGAGTTCTCGTTTCCGATGTTGTGCTGAAGAAGAACCACGTAGGAACACCTGTTTCGTCAGAAGAAATCTTTCAGCAAAGTGATATAGTTCTGTTCTCCGTGCCCCTGCACAGGACCGTTGAAATTATAGAATCCTACGCACCCAGGTTTGGCAAAGACCAGCTCGTTATGGACGTAAGCAGTCTCAAGGTACAGCCGATAAAAGCGATGCTCAAGGGGGTGGCTTCCGTTGTGGGGCTCCATCCCATGTTCGGGGGAAGCGTCAGGAATGCCTGCGGTCAGACTCTTGTGGCATGCCCAGTAAGGGTTGACAGAGAAGGCTGGCTCGTCGTAAAGGAACAATTTCTCCGCGAAGGACTCAAAGTGGTCGAATGTTCTCCCGAACATCACGACAGAATGATGGCGGTAATTCAGGTGCTTTTTCATCTCTGTACCATGCTCAAGGGCCGGGTAATCCGTGAGATGGGGATTGACATAGAAGAAACGCTCAGGTTTACGAGCCCGGTGTATCGGCTTGAAATAAGTATTCTCGGTAGAATGTTTGCACAAAACCCCTGGCTTTATGCGGCCATTTCACAGCTCAACCCTCACACAGGCGAAATTATCGACCACCTATTAGAAGGGCTGTCCCTGTTCAGGGAATACTACAGAAAGGGCGCCCTGGAAAAGTTTGTGGAAGAATTCCGCGATACCGCGACCCATTTAGGGGATTTCTGCAACAGGGCTTTTGAGGAAAGTTCGCAACTTGTGGAAATCTCCACGCGACTTTACGACGACCCTATTTGCGGAGCTCGTGACACCGAAAGAGCCTTACCGGAATAA